The window TCGCTCTCCGTTCGTCGTCAAGGAAGAATGCCGAATGTTCAGCCGATGCGGCCGATACAccatggcgatggcctcgtcttcgcaaaccccctccccccatcATGATCCATGCAACGCCGGAAACCCCCCTTCCCACCGACGCGATGCCGCGAGTCGGCGCTGACGACCCGCGGACCCCTGAATCTAGGCTACGTCGGCCGCATACTGCTGCACGCGAATCCCTGGGATGAGGGCGCGTTCGAGCTGCAGATCtgcgccatcatcatcggccCGACCTTCATCTGCGCCGCCATCTACCTGACGCTCAAGCACGTCgcccttgccctcggccccAACCTGTCACGCGTGCCGCCCGTCTGGTATCCGCGACTCTTCCTgcccgccgacctcggctgTCTCGTCGTTcaggccatcggcggcggcgtcgcctcggccgccggtcACGCGAAGCCCGCCCTCCAACGCAGCGGCAACCggctcatcgtcgccggcgtcgcccttcaggtcgtcgtcctgctcctcttcggcctgctcgccctcgactACTGGCTGCGCGTCCGCCGCGCCATGCGTCTCCCACCCGGTTCGGCCGGCGTGCGGCCCGAGCAGCGAGCCGTCTGGATGGATGCCCGGTTCCGAGCCTTTGTCTTCGCCGTCACGGGCGCCTAcctcgccgtcttcatcCGGTGCATCTACAGGTTTTCCCGCCCCTCCCCGTGCTCGTGGCCTTTGCCGGCTAATGCGAACCAGAgtggccgagatggcgggCGGCTGGGGAAACCACATCATGCAGGATCAAATCAGCTTCCTCATACTCGACAgcaccctcgtcctcgtcgccgtctctcTCCTCACCATTTTCCACCCCGGCATCTTCTTCCCGCAGAtgcgcaacggcggcaagggaAGCAAGAACGGAAACATCGCGTCTTCCGATGGCTCTGGagtcgccgatggcgaggggACCGGGGCAAACGATGCAGCAGACTCGTCCGGAGACGCCAAGGTCGAgaagggagaggaggacaGGTCAAGGGCAATGCCGTAGGGACCTATACATGGTGCGTCGTGGTTTCTGCCTGCCGGGCGTTGCGTGACCCGCCATCTGTGGTTGCGGACACGATATCGATACAGCGAGCGTCGCCAATCAAACCCCCCTGTCTGCATGGACGACGCACACGCCCGACCTTTTGCCCGTGCCGTATCATGCCTTTACAAGCCGATCACCCCCCGTCTCGTCATCGctctcgtcttcctcgtcctcctcctcttcttcttcttcgtcgctgtcgtcttcgtcgtcttcgtcttcgccgtcgtcgtcttcgtcgtcttcctcttcgtcgtcttcctcttcgccgtccgtctccgacTCCGTTTCGCCGctctcctcggcgagccagTCATCCAGCGTCTTCTTGCCAACTCCTTCGCCGAGACCATTCGTCTTGGGCGGCaccgcctttgccgcctcCGCATCCAACCACGCGCTGACCGGCATGGGATtgctgtcggcgtcgtggcggGGCCTGGAACCGGTTCCATCCTGGTCGCGCAGCTTGCCATCGGGCTCCTTGCCCGCCTCGACCCAGTCCGGGAGAGTTTCGTAGCCCCTCAAGCCGTGAatgccgcctccgccggctaagacgagcgtcgaggagccgAGCAGGAATCCCTTCCTCGACTCGGACGGACTCGGCGCCTGCGGGGCCGGCTTCGGAGCCAGCAGCATCAAGGTGGCGAGCTGCGGCACGGCGAGCAAGGCGCGATACATTCTTGCTCGGTCCCGCAGCTCAAACGAGGTGTCGTATCGCACTAGAAGCAGCACGTACTCCCACAGCTTTTCGATCGGATGCTTGTCGgccccctcggcggccgcttccTCGGGCTCGAATCGCTCCGTCTCCCTCTCGCTTTTGCGGTTGATGTGGTGAAGGTAGAccttggcggcgagcaggacgaTTTGTCGCTTGGCTGGCTCCGACTCGGACCCGAAATCCTTGGCCAGGATGCgcagcacgtcggcggcgatgttGTCCTCGCCGTTCAGGCCGGAAAATTCGCCGACTAGCCAGATGATGGTGGCCCTCGCCTGAGGGTCCGTGGCGGAATCGAGATTCCTCGCGAGCCggatgacggtggcggcgtgTGCCTGGGCGTCTTGCTGTATGAGGTGGCGAATGACGGTGAGGGATTCGGCCGCGAGCGTGCCGTCCAAGCTCGTGATctggccaaggaggagctTCAGGCATCGCGGGGCCATGGCCGTGTCGGTTTGGGCGCACCGGCCGATGGCGCGGACGGCTTCACGGACGAGAGTCTTGTTGGAGCCGCGGGAGAAGTGCTCCAACTCCTTGAGGATGAGGCTTTTGAGCTGCGTCGGGCTGTGTGGAAAGATGAGGGCCAAGATCTCGAGCTTCAGCTCCCAAACGGGCGCCGTGTCCGTCGACTTGACGAGAAAGTGACTGGCATACTTGACAAAGTCGGCGGGTCGGACGAGGCAGACGGAGACGATGTTGTAGAGGGCAATTTGTCGAATGTCGTGGGCGCCTCGCAGGAGGGCGACCAGGGGACCGACGGCCAGCGACAGGTAGTCCGCCGTGCCGATTTCGAGATAGCAtcgcgcgacggcgacgacgacagccgAGTTCCGGCTCTGGAGAAGGGGTCGAACGGAGGTCAGGAGAAGCGACAGATCAGGGTGCAGGGATTGGGATTGTGAAGAGGGCTGGTGCATCGGCTCCGCGGCCGGCTCGGCATAAAAAtcatccatcgtcgccccTTGTGCCTGCGGCGCATCTCCCTGGGGAGCGTCCCTGGACTGCCTCGGGCGGGCGAAGCACCGGCGGGCATAGTAGGTCATGAGGCGCATCAGGGCGAGCTGACTCcactcgtccatgtcgacgaccttTCTCACGAGGTTTCGGTAGTGCCTgtggacgaggtcgatgtTGTCGGGGCAGATCTCGAGAagggaggcgacggcggcgccggcgacggagtGCTGCTTGTCACCGAGGAGGGTGGAGAgatgctcgacgagctggggTGCCTGGCTCGGATCGAGGCGGTAGCATTTCGGGATGGCGAGAGCGGCTGCCTTGCGGACGTTGGGGCTCATGTCGACGGCACCCTTCTTGATGGCGAGCGAGACGATCTGGCTGATGACGGGGACCCGAATGCCCGACATGGTCTtgagggcgagggcgcggaCCTGGGGGTTCGAATCCGAGAGCGACTTTTGTATCGTGTTGATggagaggagggcgaggtcaGGCTCGTGCTCGGCGTGGTGGATGAGGTAGATGTAGACGAGCTTCTTGATCTCCAGGTTCGGCGAGGCGACGTTCTTGACGaccgaggagaagaagggtAGCGTATTGTGGTTACGGTACATCATCTGGGCGGAGCCGGCCTGTATCAGCGTAGGTtcgaggaggtggaggtggtAGAGGTGGTGGTAGAGGGTGGGAGGAGGGTGGGATGAGGAGACGGCAAGGACGGGCGGGACGGACCGATATGACGCGACGGAGGCCCTCGAGAACATCGCGATCGGTTCTGCTGTCGAGGAGCTTTCTCATCTGGTTACGATCCAGCGGGCGAGAGCTCGCGCGGCCGTTGCGagtggcgagggcggcgtcgatggtCAGCTCTCTCGCTAGCCAGCCATTGAGTTAGTTGCTTGTTCGATCCAGCAGATTGACGGGATTCCTACCAGTCTCCATGAGACTCGAGATTCTCGAGATCGACTCCATTGcagaggagggggggcgtGCTCGCCGACAGCAGACCAGCAGACCTTGACggacgatggtgatggaTGAAGTTGAAGGAGTGACGGAGGTCGTGTTTGGTGGAGCTCGAGACCCCACCAAGTCTTCCTTGCCTGTTGGttgtgcagagtacagagtaaggCGTACAGTGTTCAGAGtattgctgtacagtacagtactctgtaatagCTTGAAATTCAGTAATTAGGTGcaattacttacagtgcattAGGCTATGAATAAGTGcactagttgtactccgtactccttaCTAACTTGTTACCCAGTACTGACTcagtgcacgtacagtacacgtactgtacagtaccattagctactaggtagtacagtattacttgtacgacCACAAGTAGCTGGAAACGGACATAATATCTTCATCGCCGATCAAGTATCTTTCCCGCGTTAGCAATAGGGAGAGCGACTTCTGCAGGGATAAATGAATTTTCCCTCCCACTGTACCAAAGTACAGCATTCTATTAGCCTGTAAATAGCGCCCCTCGCCCACTACGAAGCCCGAGATCGGTGATGGACGCTGTCGTATTTCCTACACTctttctctctctctctctctctccatgtgaagcttcgtcgtcgacgacaccaACGTCGCTCCCTCCCAAAAAGTACGCATGGAGCCCGAATAACACTCGAGGGGATAATCAATCATTTGAAAGAACCCATTCGTCCAGGGGCTGGTGACATGAGTGCCTTGTCAATGACGTGAAAGGGCAAagaggagctcgacgagtCGCACATTGGTACCGACGGCCTACGGTGGTCGTTGAAGAATCTGCATCGATGGGATCATGCACGAAATCACTGAAGGCGACGACTAATGGCGTCTGCTAAAGGGAATATccagccggcgacggtgatggtgatgTTGTCGATGTTCACGCTGAGCCGACGCCAAAGTCGGTTTCCATCATCGAACCACACGTTTGCCTCAGAAGTCGGCTCTCCCGAAGCGGTCCCGGATTCGCATCATGGATGGGAATCGATTCGATAAAGGGTCGGCTATACGATGAAAGAATAAAACACCTTCACCGTCAGCATCTATCGGCGATCCAGGCGCGACACCACGGGGGCCGCCGAAGACGGGGGAATGATGCCGGTAAATATGGAGAGCAAGGCAGCcaagacggcgacgctgaTGTGATTATGCCAGTGGACCATGCTGTCCGATAATGTCCTCGAAGCCCCATCTACAAAGGCTGATATTTCTTCTGTCGGCCGCACCCTTATGTCCGTTTCGATCATGCCTCGCTCGCTTAGGCCGCCAAGGAGAAGACGAAAGGCTCCAACGGCTGTCCACGATTCGTTGAGAAGCGAAATGAACCAGGGCCAGGCGATGAggaatacttacatgtgcgGAGTCCTTGCACGCGCATGTATACATGCACCTCCGCATCATCATCCTTCCCAGCGCCTATCAGGACTTATTCATCAGGGGCCGGCAACGGGCCAGCTcccgtccgcctcgtcctcgagtcCAATTGATTGCTCGATCGTACTTTGGAAGGAATGCTGGCCAATCGGTTTAATAATTCCTGCACCGAACAGCAAGTTGTCACCTGTGTGTGTGTTGTTTGTTCCAGCATCCTAGGAACCCTCCAATGAATAATCATGTCAACCGAAGGATTTCATCGCTCCCGCTCTCATAGAACGCCATCCCCGACATGCAGCTGCACTTGCTTGTCTTCTTCCAACCAGAAGGACTGTCGGTGAGTGGCCCTCGGACGGTCAATCCCCGTCTTGGCTGCGGACGATGGATGACTCGACTTCagcacgacgaggccacATCTCGGCTTCTGCGCGTCCCTCGCTTCTGCACATCTTCGCTTCTGCACATCTTCGCTTCTGCGCATCCTCGCTTCTGCACTGCACGCCATATTCAGCAGGCCTTTGAAAGCCAATTGCGTCCGGACTTATGCGAAATGAAAGTCAGTCGCTCCCGACTATGATGGCTCGGTACTGGGCTCTATGCCTATCTGCCGTTGCGAATGGCGCTCGAGGCTCGTCATGAGGTCCGCGAAGAGATGGATTTCCCTTCCTTCCCAGGACGCCCTCCCCCCCGTCTCGTCAACTATAAAGACTCCTAGGTGGGACGATTCTTGGCCCTCTCGAGCAGCCAACTTTTATTTCTAGAGCCCAACAACATCGTCAGCTACCGAAAGCGATGTCGCCAAATCGCAAGTGCCAGTACATCAAATACAACGGCAATCGCCGGCCGAGACTCGCTCTTGGTGACATTCTCTATGACTTAAATAAACCGGACGAACCGCTCTTCATGACGGGCGCACAGGAACGGGGTAGCTTCGATGCCCTGTGTGCGTACAGGCAGCCTTGCGACTATCCAGACATTGAGACGAGAACAGGCCCGGAGTACTTCAAGTCTCTTCCGGATCTCTCGAGCCCTTCCGAGTTCAAAAAGATGTGCCGTCAGCTCGACCTGACCAATATTCTCAGGAAGCAGCCAAATCCCGTGAGCGAGCCTGACGACGACAAGAAGAAAAGGTACTACATCTCCAACTACCGCGGCCAGCTGCGGAAGCACGTGGCGAGAAATGTGATGAAGAGGGAGGAGATCCAATCGTACCTTCAGGGTCACCCAAACCGCCATCCAACGATATACATCGTCACTGGCCTTGCCTTCCTCTTGAACCCAAATTCTAGCCTTCGACTCGCCGACTCCCGGGCACTCGATGTCgtttccgacgacgacggagtcATGCTCAATAGCCGCAAGGCTTATTCCGTCCTCTGGACAAACCACGACTCCTTCAAAGTCGACGCCTACAAGGTTAGCGCCATTTACATCTCCAAACGCTCCTTAGGGCAGCCCCGGCAGGACTCCATATTCGCTCCCAACGCCTTTATGAGTCTCGACAGGTCAGGATTGGAAGCCGATTCTTCCATCGACCTCCGGATCGAGGACATTGAAGTCGTAGAGACCCAAATTCAGCTCGCTGATGATGCGGAATGGGTGGAGACGGAACTCGACGATAGACGTGGCCGGATTGAGTTTGTCCATTTGCCTTGAAAACAAAGGCTGCTTCTTCTGTGCATAGAtgggcaagtacatgtaggtatcTAGAGTTCGGAATAACTATCAGAAAGCCTCGAGCAAGGCAGACGACATGACGGCCAATCGT of the Drechmeria coniospora strain ARSEF 6962 chromosome 01, whole genome shotgun sequence genome contains:
- a CDS encoding RTA1 domain protein yields the protein MSGNSTGHLIDRCHEVSALCPVEATVLGYYPNLGSSIFFTVAFGLCLVAAVPLAVWKRTWTYGAAVTLGLILETAGYVGRILLHANPWDEGAFELQICAIIIGPTFICAAIYLTLKHVALALGPNLSRVPPVWYPRLFLPADLGCLVVQAIGGGVASAAGHAKPALQRSGNRLIVAGVALQVVVLLLFGLLALDYWLRVRRAMRLPPGSAGVRPEQRAVWMDARFRAFVFAVTGAYLAVFIRVAEMAGGWGNHIMQDQISFLILDSTLVLVAVSLLTIFHPGIFFPQMRNGGKGSKNGNIASSDGSGVADGEGTGANDAADSSGDAKVEKGEEDRSRAMP